From a region of the Leucoraja erinacea ecotype New England chromosome 6, Leri_hhj_1, whole genome shotgun sequence genome:
- the ccdc90b gene encoding coiled-coil domain-containing protein 90B, mitochondrial isoform X1 yields MKRIQRCKTLLHAYNFRALNVLHALPENPRSQLKRDFFAATSSYAYDTRVELLSQEQRRMCFDTHALVLELQNNGFPKQQAEAIVTLMANLTNANMESTHKELVTKAQQEITLQQIMAHLDSIRKDMVILEKSEFSSLRMENEKIKIELEHVKQQLTDEVKKIRNDTKLDMNLEKSRIMDSFREQEKQLMTSKNEFTELNSDTDRAITETNKKIDTDVASLKTMLESLKLETMRYLAASVFTCLAIALGFYRLWQK; encoded by the exons atgaAACGGATACAACGTTGCAAAACTTTGTTACACGCTTACAACTTCCGAGCTCTGAATGTGCTTCATGCATTGCCTGAGAATCCAAGATCGCAGTTAAAACGCG ATTTTTTTGCTGCTACCTCATCATATGCTTATGACACAAGGGTTGAATTATTGTCCCAAGAACAGAGGAGGATGTGTTTTGATACCCACGCTTTAGTCCTGGAGCTGCAGAATAACG GTTTTCCAAAACAGCAAGCAGAGGCTATTGTAACATTAATGGCAAATTTGACTAATGCAAATATGGAATCCACACACAAGGAATTGGTAACAAAAGCACAACAG GAAATAACGCTGCAGCAAATCATGGCTCATTTAGACTCGATAAGAAAGGATATGGTTATTTTGGAGAAAAGTGAATTTTCAAGCCTGAGGATGGAAAATGAG aaaataaaaattgaattggAGCATGTGAAACAACAGCTTACG GATGAAGTTAAGAAAATCAGAAATGATACAAAACTGGACATGAACTTGGAGAAAAGCAGAATCATGGACTCG tttAGAGAACAAGAGAAGCAGTTAATGACATCTAAAAATGAATTTACTGAACTG AATTCAGACACGGACCGTGCGATAactgaaacaaacaaaaaaattgaCACAGATGTGGCGTCACTTAAAACCATGTTGGAATCTCTTAAACTAGAAACAATGAGGTATCTTGCAG catctgtctTCACCTGCCTAGCAATCGCCTTGGGATTTTATCGCTTGTGGCAAAAATAG
- the ccdc90b gene encoding coiled-coil domain-containing protein 90B, mitochondrial isoform X2: MKRIQRCKTLLHAYNFRALNVLHALPENPRSQLKRDFFAATSSYAYDTRVELLSQEQRRMCFDTHALVLELQNNGFPKQQAEAIVTLMANLTNANMESTHKELVTKAQQEITLQQIMAHLDSIRKDMVILEKSEFSSLRMENEKIKIELEHVKQQLTDEVKKIRNDTKLDMNLEKSRIMDSFREQEKQLMTSKNEFTELHLSSPA, from the exons atgaAACGGATACAACGTTGCAAAACTTTGTTACACGCTTACAACTTCCGAGCTCTGAATGTGCTTCATGCATTGCCTGAGAATCCAAGATCGCAGTTAAAACGCG ATTTTTTTGCTGCTACCTCATCATATGCTTATGACACAAGGGTTGAATTATTGTCCCAAGAACAGAGGAGGATGTGTTTTGATACCCACGCTTTAGTCCTGGAGCTGCAGAATAACG GTTTTCCAAAACAGCAAGCAGAGGCTATTGTAACATTAATGGCAAATTTGACTAATGCAAATATGGAATCCACACACAAGGAATTGGTAACAAAAGCACAACAG GAAATAACGCTGCAGCAAATCATGGCTCATTTAGACTCGATAAGAAAGGATATGGTTATTTTGGAGAAAAGTGAATTTTCAAGCCTGAGGATGGAAAATGAG aaaataaaaattgaattggAGCATGTGAAACAACAGCTTACG GATGAAGTTAAGAAAATCAGAAATGATACAAAACTGGACATGAACTTGGAGAAAAGCAGAATCATGGACTCG tttAGAGAACAAGAGAAGCAGTTAATGACATCTAAAAATGAATTTACTGAACTG catctgtctTCACCTGCCTAG